A single region of the Lacerta agilis isolate rLacAgi1 chromosome 9, rLacAgi1.pri, whole genome shotgun sequence genome encodes:
- the EGR4 gene encoding early growth response protein 4: MGATMNPETTDYYFISGQPSPPVSYTGSFFIKTEQCQDQESLFNLMSGILGLSPFSSSEAHQRQPDAAYSIPEAIQNHLDLYSTCQPELNISVRPSLAEQSYSTFSSPDTTQQVQPSSDVGASSQCLFSEKLLDSKQDTKLSAISPSLEKFKSPCSHWDPLSQSQNYLPAEYTPPETFPPAEASQTMFPQLASKTENVLSVSCQSELNGLPEQSGSFGHNLDFTCLPEKFSTLTQIPSDFVEAKIPNLPPQLIQDFESSLPQAEVMPNLASTNDQRLHTSHTPPSTPMTDFLAHSSGSLVNPLAPSRTPGAVPEPKKKPRRGKCSSKCFCPKPHEKAFACPVENCIRCFARSDELNRHLRIHTGHKPFQCRICLRNFSRSDHLTTHIRTHTGEKPFSCDDCGRRFARSDEKKRHSKVHLKQKARADEKLKGLGFYSVGLSFGML, translated from the coding sequence ATGGGAGCCACAATGAACCCTGAAACCACAGATTACTACTTCATCTCCGGACAGCCCTCCCCACCGGTCAGCTATACGGGCAGCTTCTTCATCAAGACAGAGCAATGCCAAGACCAGGAGTCCCTCTTCAACCTGATGTCAGGCATTCTTGGCCTTTCTCCCTTCTCGTCTTCAGAGGCCCACCAGAGGCAGCCGGACGCCGCCTACAGCATCCCAGAGGCCATCCAGAACCATTTGGACCTCTATTCCACCTGCCAGCCCGAGTTGAACATTTCTGTGCGGCCGTCGTTAGCTGAGCAAAGCTATTCCACGTTCTCCAGCCCTGACACCACCCAGCAAGTCCAACCTTCTTCTGACGTGGGGGCCTCTTCCCAATGCCTGTTTAGCGAAAAACTGTTGGACAGCAAACAGGACACCAAGCTGTCGGCCATCTCCCCATCCCTGGAGAAGTTCAAATCTCCTTGTTCCCACTGGGACCCTCTCAGCCAGTCTCAGAATTACCTACCAGCGGAATACACCCCTCCAGAGACATTCCCCCCCGCAGAGGCCAGCCAGACAATGTTCCCCCAACTGGCATCAAAAACCGAGAATGTGCTGTCcgtcagctgccagtcagagctcaATGGACTCCCCGAACAGTCGGGTTCCTTCGGACACAATCTGGACTTCACTTGCCTGCCAGAAAAGTTCTCCACTCTCACACAGATCCCCAGTGACTTTGTAGAGGCCAAGATCCCCAACCTACCGCCCCAGCTCATCCAAGACTTTGAGTCTTCCTTGCCCCAGGCCGAGGTCATGCCAAACCTGGCAAGCACCAATGACCAGAGGCTGCACACCAGCCACACCCCGCCATCAACTCCCATGACGGACTTCCTGGCCCATTCCTCTGGCTCCTTGGTCAACCCTCTAGCCCCCAGCAGGACCCCCGGAGCTGTCCCAGAGCCAAAGAAGAAGCCACGCCGGGGGAAGTGCTCCTCCAAATGCTTCTGCCCCAAACCCCATGAGAAAGCCTTCGCCTGCCCAGTGGAGAACTGCATCCGTTGCTTTGCGCGGTCAGACGAACTCAACCGCCACCTCCGCATCCACACCGGCCACAAGCCCTTCCAGTGCCGCATCTGCCTGCGGAACTTCAGCCGCAGCGACCACCTGACCACGCACATCCGGacgcacacgggggagaagcccttctCCTGCGACGACTGCGGGCGCCGGTTCGCCAGGAGCGACGAGAAGAAGAGGCACAGCAAGGTCCACTTGAAGCAGAAAGCCCGGGCGGATGAGAAGCTCAAAGGCCTGGGCTTCTACTCTGTGGGACTTTCTTTCGGGATGCTGTAA